From the Euphorbia lathyris chromosome 6, ddEupLath1.1, whole genome shotgun sequence genome, one window contains:
- the LOC136232105 gene encoding glycine-rich cell wall structural protein 1.8, whose translation MANYKVFLFLFLSISICSAKRSILSFDPHLYGGGGGGSGGGGGSGYASVGEHGVTPYASGAGSGAGGGEGYGGASGIGGGGGGGSGGGGGAAHAGGATGAGYGSGGGEGGGIGGGYAGVSGGGGGGGKGGGGGAASGGGAGGAGYGSGGGEGGGTGGGYAGALGGGGGGGGGTGGGGGGGSAGGAGGAGYGSGGGEGGGTGGGYAGALGGGGGGGGTGGGGGGGSAGGAGGAGYGSGGGEGGGAGAGGAGYGSGAEKGAGYGGGGGAGGGGGGGGAPGAGGYGGGEGSGAGGGYGAGGKGGGGGGGSGGGGGGGASGGSGYGSGGGEGGGHGGGAGGAGGGGGGGGGAGGGGGGGGGGVHGSGYGGGGGEGGGHGGGGYAP comes from the coding sequence ATGGCTAATTACAaagtttttctctttttatttttatctatatCCATTTGTTCTGCTAAAAGATCCATCCTTTCTTTTGATCCACACCTTTATGGAGGAGGTGGCGGTGGTTCTGGTGGTGGTGGAGGTTCTGGATATGCTTCTGTAGGGGAACATGGAGTCACTCCTTATGCCAGTGGTGCTGGCAGTGGAGCAGGTGGAGGTGAGGGTTATGGTGGCGCTTCTGGAATTGGTGGAGGCGGTGGTGGTGGTAGTGGTGGTGGCGGTGGTGCTGCCCATGCTGGAGGTGCTACTGGTGCTGGATATGGTAGTGGAGGTGGTGAAGGTGGTGGCATCGGTGGTGGTTATGCTGGTGTTTCTGGAGGTGGTGGAGGCGGTGGTAAAGGTGGTGGCGGTGGTGCTGCTTCTGGTGGAGGTGCTGGTGGTGCAGGATATGGTAGTGGAGGTGGTGAAGGTGGCGGTACTGGTGGTGGCTATGCTGGTGCACTTGGTGGTGGCggtggaggaggaggtggtACTGGTGGTGGTGGAGGTGGTGGTTCTGCTGGAGGAGCTGGCGGTGCAGGATATGGTAGTGGAGGTGGTGAAGGTGGAGGCACTGGTGGTGGCTATGCTGGTGCActtggtggtggtggtggaggaggtggTACTGGTGGTGGTGGAGGTGGTGGGTCTGCTGGAGGAGCTGGCGGTGCAGGATATGGAAGTGGTGGTGGTGAAGGTGGTGGTGCTGGTGCTGGTGGTGCTGGATATGGTTCTGGAGCAGAGAAGGGAGCTGGTTACGGAGGTGGTGGTGGAGcgggtggaggaggtggaggtggaggtgcACCTGGTGCAGGTGGTTATGGTGGAGGAGAAGGTTCCGGAGCAGGAGGAGGATATGGTGCTGGTGGTAAaggaggaggtggtggtggaggtAGTGGAGGTGGTGGAGGCGGTGGAGCAAGTGGAGGTAGTGGATATGGAAGTGGGGGAGGAGAAGGAGGTGGTCATGGAGGAGGAGCAGGTGGAGcaggaggtggtggtggtggaggaggtggtgcaggaggtggaggtggtggtggaggaggaggtgTACATGGAAGTGGATACGGAGGAGGTGGTGGAGAGGGTGGTGGTCATGGAGGTGGTGGATATGCTCCTTAA